One Gadus chalcogrammus isolate NIFS_2021 chromosome 4, NIFS_Gcha_1.0, whole genome shotgun sequence DNA segment encodes these proteins:
- the LOC130381403 gene encoding zinc finger protein 391-like → MLHTFKEFLSRVQIQNASLYAISKCKYTFSFFSASAEDCDAFGDRSTQRGATSEILGVDAPGSSHMSSHSEELKILSVYGKGEGPLAVDGHDTLFTASEVEALNSLPADHSAAKSLERGERLICHEELRVQQQTPDTISIKVEEDIGGGLPAVEDCDAFGDRSTQCGATSEILGVDAPGSSSHMSSHSEELVQQTPDTISMKLEEDIGGGLPAGEDCDAFRDRSNQRNATSEILGEDAPGSSHMSSHSEELKILSVYGKGEGPLAVDGWWKVSPNNANMIVHMRTRPDEKPYGCDQCTKSFSQKGNLKIHMSTHCGEKPYRCDQCAKHYSQSYTLKMHMRTHTGEKPHRCDQCRKRFSQSEHLKSHMKTHTGEKPYSCDHCKKCFARHGDLNVHMRTHSGEKPYKCDQCTKRFSRTSHLKSHMMTHSGEMPYKCDQCTKRFSWTSSLKNHMRTHSGEKPYRCDQCTKRFSHGSSLKIHMSTHTGEKP, encoded by the exons atgttgcatacatttaaagagtttctttcacgtgtacaaatacaaaatgcctccctttatgcaatatctaaatgtaaatatactttttcctttttttctgcctctgcagaagactgcgatgcctttggagaccgtagcactcaacgtggcgccacctcagagattctgggtgtggacgcccctggctcctcccacatgtccagccacagcgaggagctgaagattctgagcgtctacggaaaaggggagggcccactggcggtggacggccatgacaccctcttcaccgcgtcagaagtggaggccctgaactcgctgcctgcggaccacagcgcggccaagagcctggagcgcggcgagcggctgatctgccacgaggagctgcgtgtgcag cagcagactccagacaccatttcaatcaaggttgaagaggatattggtggaggcttgcccgccgtgg aagactgcgatgccttcggagaccgtagcactcagtgtggcgccacctcagagattctgggtgtggacgcccctggctcctcctcccacatgtccagtcacagcgaggaactggtg cagcaaaccccagacaccatttcaatgaagcttgaagaggatattggtggaggcttgcccgctggag aagactgcgatgcctttagAGACCGTAGCAATCAGCGcaacgccacctcagagattctgggtgaggacgcccctggctcctcccacatgtccagtcacagcgaggaactgaagattctgagtgtctacggaaaaggggagggcccactggcggtggatggTTGGTGGAAGGTTTctcccaacaatgccaatatgatcgtACACATGAGGACCCGACCAGACGAGAAGCCGTacgggtgtgaccaatgcacgaagagcttcagtcagaaaggcaACCTGAAAATCCACATGAGTACGCACtgcggggagaagccctacaggtgtgaccaatgcgcaAAGCACTACAGTCAAAGCTACACCCTCAAGATGCACATGAGGACCCACACCGGCGAGAAACCccacaggtgtgaccaatgcaggAAGCGCTTCAGTCAAAGTGAacacctgaagagccacatgaagactcacaccggggagaaaccctacagctgtgaccaTTGCAAAAAGTGCTTCGCTCGGCATGGCGACCTGaacgtccacatgaggactcactccggcgagaagccctacaagtgtgaccaatgcacgaagcgcttcagtcggacaagccacctgaagagccacatgatgACTCACTCTGGCGAgatgccctacaagtgtgaccaatgcacgaagcgcttcagttgGACAAGCAGCCTGAAgaaccacatgaggactcactccggcgagaagccctacaggtgtgaccaatgcacgaagcgcttcagtcatgGCTCctccctgaagatccacatgtcgactcacaccggggagaagccctaa